The following coding sequences lie in one Miscanthus floridulus cultivar M001 chromosome 9, ASM1932011v1, whole genome shotgun sequence genomic window:
- the LOC136483594 gene encoding myb-related protein Zm38-like: MGRSPCCEQAHTNKGAWTKEEDQRLTAYIKAHGEGCWRSLPKAAGLLRCGKSCRLRWINYLRPDLKRGNFTEEEDELIIKFHELFGNKWSLIAGRLPGRTDNEIKNYWNTHIKRKLLARGMDPQTHRPLAAVASAPAGQQHYQLEAQKRAAGGGGGVGPGHPHHHQVPQQGVISNSPEASCSRSSDDEPPSATPTPTPTPPPPPRRHLDIDLNLSISLAAYQPPEETSIIKPLMKQDEVAGAGAAAGGTNAAAVCLCLNSLGYRPGVECVCGSGGGGSSQQWARSFLQAAAAPCYRANSVKTE, translated from the exons ATGGGGAGGTCCCCGTGCTGCGAGCAGGCGCACACCAACAAGGGCGCGTGGACCAAGGAGGAGGACCAGCGCCTCACCGCCTACATCAAGGCCCACGGCGAGGGCTGCTGGAGATCGCTCCCAAAAGCCGCAG GGCTGCTGCGGTGCGGGAAGAGCTGCCGGCTGCGGTGGATCAACTACCTGCGCCCGGACCTCAAGCGCGGCAACTTcacggaggaggaggacgagctcATCATCAAGTTCCACGAGCTCTTCGGCAACAA GTGGTCGCTCATCGCCGGGAGGCTGCCGGGCAGGACGGACAACGAGATCAAGAACTACTGGAACACGCACATCAAGCGGAAGCTCCTGGCCCGCGGCATGGACCCGCAGACCCACCGCCCGCTCGCCGCCGTCGCCAGCGCGCCCGCGGGGCAGCAGCATTACCAGCTGGAGGCACAGAAgcgggcggccggcggcggcggcggcgttggcccGGGCCATCCGCACCACCACCAGGTTCCGCAGCAGGGCGTCATCTCCAACTCGCCGGAGGCCTCCTGCAGCCGTAGCAGCGACGACGAGCCGCCGTCCgccacgccgacgccgacgccgacaccgccgccgccgccaaggcgCCACCTCGACATCGACCTCAACCTGTCCATCAGCCTCGCGGCGTACCAGCCGCCGGAGGAAACCAGCATCATCAAGCCACTGATGAAGCAGGACGAagtggcgggggcgggggcggcggcgggcggcacCAATGCGGCGGCGGTGTGCCTGTGCCTCAACAGCCTCGGGTACCGGCCGGGCGTCGAGTGCGtctgcggcagcggcggcggcggctcctcccAGCAATGGGCTCGGAGTTTTttacaggcggcggcggcgccctgcTACAGAGCCAATAGTGTGAAGACAGAGTGA